From the Saccharomycodes ludwigii strain NBRC 1722 chromosome I, whole genome shotgun sequence genome, one window contains:
- the SEC17 gene encoding alpha-soluble NSF attachment protein SEC17 (similar to Saccharomyces cerevisiae YBL050W | SEC17 | SECretory), with the protein MSDPLELIKKAEKKAKPSSGFMKLFTDDADKYEEAADLYVEAANIYRVNKQLGESGNNFIKAAECQLNAHNESEAGNTYVEAYKMYKSIDPASAATAIEKAIDLFTNKIGQFRRAANFEFELGELYESTLHDYKKAITCYQTAGEWYSQDSATALSNKSFLKAADLKALDNEFLEAVDCYSKVVANSIGNRLSQWSLKDYYLKIGLCQLAANDSVTASKTLRDFQINCGDNTSREYNLLKTLIDCYNEQDVNKFSSSVFEFDKFSKLDDWKTKILLKIKDSISKQEDDDLL; encoded by the coding sequence atgtCTGATCCTTtagaattaattaaaaaagctGAAAAGAAAGCTAAACCATCATCTGGTTTCATGAAACTTTTCACAGATGACGCTGATAAATACGAAGAGGCTGCAGATCTATACGTAGAAGCTGCGAATATATATAGAGTGAATAAACAACTAGGTGAATCaggaaataattttattaaggCGGCAGAATGCCAATTAAATGCTCATAATGAAAGTGAAGCAGGTAATACTTATGTAGAAGCCTATAAAATGTATAAATCCATTGATCCAGCAAGTGCTGCTACCGCTATTGAAAAGGCTATCGATCTATTTACGAATAAAATTGGACAATTTAGAAGAGCAGctaattttgaatttgaatTGGGTGAATTATATGAATCGACCCTGcatgattataaaaaagcCATAACTTGTTATCAGACAGCTGGGGAATGGTATAGTCAGGATAGTGCTACTGCTTTAAGTAATAAGAGTTTTTTAAAGGCTGCAGATTTGAAAGCATTAGACAATGAATTTTTGGAAGCTGTAGACTGTTATAGTAAAGTTGTTGCTAATTCTATAGGAAACAGGTTGAGTCAATGGTctttaaaagattattatttgaaaattggTTTGTGTCAATTAGCTGCTAACGATTCTGTGACTGCCTCTAAAACGTTGCGTGATTTCCAAATAAATTGTGGTGATAATACCAGCAGGGAATATAATTTGTTGAAGACATTGATTGATTGTTATAATGAACAGGATGTGAACAAATTTAGCAGTAGCGTTTTTGAATTTGACAAGTTTTCTAAGTTGGATGATTGGAAAACCAAGATATTGCTAAAGATTAAGGATTCTATATCTAAACAAGAGGATGATGACTTATTGTGA
- a CDS encoding pepsin-like aspartic protease (similar to Saccharomyces cerevisiae YLR121C | YPS3 | YaPSin): MSYFNKCKLSLLFSLEIIFLFSSVVNAVVIPNKNDKVVHLNLEKRVNTDLSPIEAALSGSIELYVDLEIGTPEQHVRVLFDTEAADTWVTSPSNPLCKNSTVCVEYGTYEAKNSSTYKLNSTLGDLRIDTEDYSLNGTWVQDTVRLGDLSVENFVFGVANESDIRKGVLGVGFESLEVSGNSVYPNFPQALKDGGYINKKAYSLFTNSYCASEGSVIFGAVDASKYTGDLYTLPLVNGSDSTDFTVALQGLGVITAADEKVTIIDTPTALVFDNTETTSTFPTVIADAIAALVNATYTSDGIYHLTCPDESDASTIVLDFGGVHIYIPIISFIAYDDDADACYLGFFPPDDDDNQVTSVLGGTILQDLYVVYDLESYEISIAHANLAGVNESDVQVITSTIPGATKVPGYSSTSVATNFTTGGNIFTLSSEPINPWLTTEIRGCNQDNWITVNGTYTTAPANGTATSGYTTISSSDATYVTPTSSNSVANSSSTATITSKAGASSLKLEKMLFSTIVFIVSILF; the protein is encoded by the coding sequence ATgagttattttaataaatgcaAGTTATCACTGCTTTTTTCTCtagaaattatttttttattttcttctgtCGTTAATGCTGTTGTTAttccaaataaaaatgacaaaGTCGTTCACTTGAACTTAGAAAAAAGGGTTAATACAGATTTGTCTCCAATTGAGGCTGCGTTAAGTGGTTCTATTGAGCTTTATGTTGATTTAGAAATTGGTACTCCTGAACAACATGTGAGAGTTTTGTTTGATACAGAAGCCGCTGACACTTGGGTTACCTCTCCAAGTAACCCCCTATGCAAAAATTCTACTGTTTGTGTAGAATATGGTACTTATGAAGCTAAAAATTCTTCTACTTATAAGTTGAATTCAACTTTGGGAGATTTAAGAATTGATACTGAAGACTACTCACTTAATGGTACTTGGGTCCAGGATACCGTCAGATTAGGTGATTTATCCgttgaaaattttgtttttgggGTGGCCAATGAGTCCGATATTCGTAAAGGTGTTTTAGGTGTTGGGTTTGAGTCTTTGGAAGTTTCTGGTAATTCTGTATATCCAAATTTTCCACAAGCCTTAAAAGATGGTggttatattaataaaaaagcttATTCCTTATTTACAAATTCGTATTGTGCTTCTGAAGGTAGTGTCATATTTGGTGCTGTTGATGCTTCTAAATATACAGGTGATCTATACACACTTCCATTAGTTAATGGTAGTGATTCTACAGATTTCACTGTTGCATTGCAAGGTTTGGGTGTTATTACAGCTGCTGACGAAAAAGTTACTATCATTGATACACCAACTGCTTTGGTGTTTGATAATACTGAAACTACTAGTACTTTCCCTACAGTAATTGCAGACGCAATTGCTGCCCTGGTTAATGCCACTTACACTTCTGATGGTATTTATCACTTAACTTGCCCAGATGAATCTGATGCTTCTACAATTGTTTTAGATTTCGGAGGTGTCCATATTTACATTCCAATAATCAGTTTTATTGCTTATGATGACGATGCTGATGCTTGTTACTTAGGATTTTTTCCAccagatgatgatgataatcaGGTAACTAGTGTTTTAGGCGGTACTATTTTGCAAGATCTTTATGTTGTTTATGATTTAGAAAGCTATGAAATCAGCATCGCCCATGCCAATCTTGCAGGTGTTAATGAGAGTGATGTTCAAGTTATCACAAGCACTATTCCAGGTGCCACAAAGGTTCCTGGATATTCTAGTACTTCTGTTGCAACTAACTTTACTACTGGTGGCAATATCTTTACTTTATCAAGTGAACCAATAAATCCATGGCTAACTACTGAAATCAGAGGCTGCAATCAAGATAACTGGATCACAGTCAACGGGACATATACTACTGCGCCAGCAAATGGTACTGCAACTTCTGGCTATACTACCATTAGTTCAAGCGACGCTACTTATGTAACACCAACTTCTTCTAATAGTGTGGCTAATAGTTCCTCGACTGCTACCATAACTTCTAAAGCTGGAGCTTCATCtttaaaattggaaaaaatgtTGTTTAGTACCATTGTGTTTAttgtttcaattttattctaA
- a CDS encoding ferric reductase family protein (similar to Saccharomyces cerevisiae YKL220C | FRE2 | Ferric REductase), with protein sequence MNLKIYHLIFTRLSYLVIADYSWSATNEGDYISTGCESSLDDIATFCDDSDDECWCDNINALGSMVYCGYEHTVNSSSSRRHFKDWYLDECGNLTGTQLDEVYENVTKYIVADPFTSVPDYNSSAIIDYPVGYNQTTYEETYNAEKSGDEVENHSVYFGAGLIAYWAGIILIGAVLRLLRITGLNRHFPNLFLSRLIRAKFTLPALTKKKHASNWLWGAIPTRIESLIIFIWFALCVIFCATRIHNLKGNVYFITTHRELATYVGNRAGILVCYMMILTFMFGGRNNFFIWLTGWKFSTFVTYHKWIARTTVLMLFVHAVSYLFKISNNGSYPYYMQDNFYRWGCVAAVCGGTMFLQGMAFLRRNWYEMFLYFHIVLAVFFLIGAWRHVDELGFQNFAYATCAMWCFDRFIRLVRIWILFGGYKKSKVKAVADETLELIVPYNKTTFRVNPGSFAFVYFGTWKCFWQSHPFTMIPYPEEGYVKICVKVKKGCTSSLYKEVMNCPEKEKDIYLSLEGPYGSYHNLTSYDHVLLYSGGNGVPGPFAYARELCVNTNFKGFVKFYWVIRHWHSLDWFYDELKSLEQYSDKIQIVICLSRYKDFQFGEHDALYSDSDIKENNVKVKETKISDSDSAQEEKIMPLQDQELLAKIESKLPHVEFREGRPDIEQIVVADLNEATVGRTCVMSCAHSNMCDDIRYVVSREILKKNNPIDFIEELQGW encoded by the coding sequence atgaatttaaaaatttatcatttaatttttactCGCCTGTCTTACTTGGTTATTGCCGATTACAGTTGGTCAGCAACTAATGAAGGTGATTATATTTCAACAGGCTGTGAAAGCAGTTTAGATGACATAGCCACTTTTTGCGATGATTCCGATGATGAATGCTGGtgtgataatattaatgcTTTAGGATCTATGGTTTACTGTGGTTACGAACACACAGTAAACTCAAGTTCTTCAAGGAGACATTTCAAAGATTGGTATTTGGATGAGTGTGGAAATTTAACTGGCACTCAGTTGGATGAGGTTTATGAAAATGTTACTAAGTACATTGTTGCTGATCCATTCACGTCAGTTCCTGATTATAATTCGTCTGCGATAATAGATTATCCCGTGGGATACAACCAAACAACTTATGAAGAAACATATAATGCTGAAAAATCTGGCGATGAAGTGGAAAATCACTCGGTCTATTTTGGTGCGGGGTTAATTGCTTATTGGGCTGGTATTATACTTATTGGCGCGGTGCTCAGGTTGCTTCGTATCACGGGGCTAAACAGACACTTTcctaatctttttttatcaagATTAATAAGAGCCAAATTTACTTTGCCTGCTTTAACGAAGAAAAAACATGCATCTAATTGGTTATGGGGTGCCATACCCACTAGGATTGAatctttaattatttttatttggtttGCACTATGTGTTATATTTTGTGCTACCAGGATACACAATTTGAAAGGGAACGTATATTTTATAACCACACATAGAGAATTGGCTACTTATGTTGGGAACAGAGCTGGTATTTTAGTGTGCTACATGATGATTTTGACCTTTATGTTTGGTGGTCgtaataacttttttatatgGCTAACTGGTTGGAAATTTTCTACGTTCGTTACCTATCACAAATGGATTGCCAGAACTACGGTTTTGATGTTGTTTGTTCATGCAGTTtcctatttatttaaaattagcAACAATGGTTCATATCCATATTATATGCAAGATAACTTTTACAGGTGGGGGTGTGTTGCTGCTGTTTGCGGCGGTACAATGTTTTTGCAAGGTATGGCTTTTTTAAGACGAAACTGGTATgaaatgtttttatatttccATATAGTACTggctgttttttttttaattggcGCATGGAGACATGTCGATGAGTTaggttttcaaaattttgcATATGCGACCTGTGCTATGTGGTGTTTTGATAGATTTATTAGACTAGTAAGAATTTGGATTCTTTTCGGTGGctataaaaaatcaaaagtaAAAGCTGTGGCTGATGAAACGTTGGAATTGATTGTTCCTTATAACAAAACCACCTTTAGGGTTAACCCTGGTTCATTTGcttttgtatattttggAACTTGGAAATGCTTTTGGCAATCCCATCCATTTACCATGATTCCTTACCCAGAAGAGGGATACGTTAAAATATGtgttaaagttaaaaaggGGTGTACTTCATCACTTTACAAAGAAGTAATGAACTGCccagagaaagaaaaagatatatatcTCTCTCTGGAAGGTCCATATGGCTCCTATCACAATTTGACAAGTTACGATCATGTGTTATTATACAGTGGTGGTAATGGTGTTCCTGGTCCTTTCGCTTATGCTAGAGAATTATGTGTTAATACCAATTTCAAAGGttttgttaaattttattgggTCATTAGGCATTGGCACTCGTTAGATTGGTTTTACGATGAACTAAAATCTTTAGAACAGTATTCGGATAAAATCCAAATTGTCATTTGTTTGTCTAGGTATAAGGACTTTCAATTTGGTGAGCATGACGCGTTATATTCGGATAGcgatataaaagaaaataatgttAAAGTCAAGGAAACTAAAATTAGTGATAGTGATAGTGCTCAAGAGGAAAAAATCATGCCATTGCAAGACCAAGAATTGTTGGCAAAGATTGAAAGTAAGTTACCTCATGTTGAATTTAGAGAAGGAAGACCCGATATCGAACAGATTGTAGTTGCTGATTTAAATGAAGCTACCGTTGGAAGAACTTGTGTAATGTCCTGTGCTCATAGCAATATGTGTGACGATATTCGTTACGTTGTTAGTAgagaaattttaaaaaaaaataatccaaTTGACTTTATTGAAGAATTGCAGGGCTGGTAA